One region of Bombus affinis isolate iyBomAffi1 chromosome 3, iyBomAffi1.2, whole genome shotgun sequence genomic DNA includes:
- the LOC126914800 gene encoding A disintegrin and metalloproteinase with thrombospondin motifs 3-like isoform X1, with product MDPSLESNMILVIVRMILYAEKRDVMVRRGDARRSLENVNKWNRKMLSSKDVNHDVAVWLTRLDIGGPSGYAPVSGVCYPARSCALNRDEGLTSTFIIAHEVAHM from the exons atggacccatcgctcgaatccaacatgattctagtgatcgtacgaatgattttatacgcggaaaaacgagacgttatg gtccgccgtggcgatgccagacgatctctcgagaacgtgaacaaatggaacagaaagatgctgtcctcgaaggacgtaaatcacgatgttgctgtatggttgacgcgattagatataggaggtccttctggttacgcacctgtgtcaggagtatgctatcccgcgagatcgtgcgcgttaaatcgagacgaaggcttgaccagcacctttatcatcgctcacgaagtagcacacat